The Sedimentibacter sp. zth1 DNA segment TACTATTGACTTAGCATTAATGAAATGTTAAACTTAAATAAATTATAAAAGGATATGGTGGTAATTATGAATAATGATGCTATTCAGATTTATTCTGAAATTGGAAAATTAAAAAAGGTTTTACTACATAGGCCTGGTTACGAACTGGAAAATTTAATGCCAGATTATCTAGAAAGATTATTGTTTGATGACATACCATACTTGAAGGTTGCACAGGAAGAGCATGATGCTTTTGCTGATATTCTTAGGAAGAATGGCTCGGAAGTAGTCTATTTGGAAGATTTAGTAACTGAAGCAATCACAGATAATGATGTAAAAAATAATTTTATAAGTGAATATATCATTGAAGCGGGCATAAAAGAAACTAGAAAAACAGAAGTATTGACAGATTTTTTCAAATCATATGAAAATAAGGATATGGTTATGAAAATGATAGCTGGAGTTAGAAAAAGTGAAATAAAAGGTTATGAAAAAAGAAATTTAGTAGATTTTTTAGATGACGATTATCCATTTCTAATTGATCCAATGCCAAACTTATATTTTACAAGAGATAATTTCTCTACTGTAGGTCGTGGCGTTTCTTTACATAAGATGCATACAGTGACTCGTGGAAGAGAGACATTGTTTGGAAAATATGTTTTCAAATATCATAAAGAGTACAATAAAACACCTCTATGGTATGATAGAACTGAAGATTTTTCAGTTGAAGGTGGAGATGTTCTTATTTTAAATGAAGATACTGTAGCAATAGGTATTTCTCAAAGAACTCAACCAAGTGCAATAGAAAAATATGCAAAGAATTTATTAGGAAATGACAGCTTTAATAAAATATTAGCAATAGATATACCAAAACATAGAGCTTTTATGCATTTAGACACAGTATTTACAATGGTTGATTATGATAAATTTACTATACATCCAAATATCAAAAAAAATATGAACTTATTTGCTATAACAAAGAAAGATAATGGCGAATTATCAATAGAAGAAGAGCATGGTTCAGTAGATGAAATACTAAAAAGACATTTGAATTTGGACAAGGTGTCACTTATAACTTGTGGTGGTGGAAATGTTATAGATGCAGCTAGAGAACAATGGAATGATGGTTCAAATACTCTTGCAATATCACCTGGAAATGTGGTAGTATATGCAAGAAATTATGTTTCAAATAAAGTATTAGAAGAAAGTGGAATAAAAGTACATGTTATGCCAAGCGCCGAATTATCAAGAGGACGTGGAGGTCCAAGATGTATGAGTATGCCACTAGTAAGAGAACCATTAAAAAAATAACAATATTATTAAAATTTTAGGAGGATATTTATAATGGCAGTTAATTTAAAAGGAAGAAGTTTTTTAACATTGATGGATTTTTCTCCATTAGAAATTAGATACATGTTAGATTTAGCACATGATTTAAAAGCTAAAAAAAGAGCAGGTATTAAAGGTAACGTGCTTGAAGGTAAAAATATTGTTTTATTATTTGAAAAAACTTCAACTAGAACAAGATGTGCTTTTGAGGTTGGAGCTATGGAAGAAGGAGCAAATGTTACTTTCTTAGATTCAGGAAGCTCACAAGTTGGTAAAAAAGAATCAATAGAAGATACAGCAAAAGTATTAGGAAGATTTTATGATGGTATTGAGTATAGAGGATACAGTCAAAAAGTTGTTGAAGATTTATCTAAATATTCAGGAGTACCAGTATTCAACGGTTTAACTGATGTTGATCACCCAACTCAAATTCTTGCTGATATGTTAACAATAGAAGAACACGTAGCAAAACCTTTAAATAAAGTTAAAGTTGTATTTGCAGGCGATATAAGAAACAACATGTCATATGCTTGGATGTATGGATGTGCAAAAATGGGAATGCACTTTGTAGCATTTGGACCGAAAGAATTGGAAGTTGATAAAGAAGTATTAAGAAGAGCTAATGAAGTAGCAAAAGAAACAGGTGCTATCATAGAAGTAGCACATGATATTGAAGCTGTTAAAGGCGCTGATGTTATTTACACAGACGTTTGGGCATCAATGGGAGAAGAAGCACAAATACCAGAAAGAGTAAAATTATTAACTCCTTATAAAGTAACTATGGATTTATTAAAAGCTACTGGTAACCCAGATATTAAATTTTTACACTGCTTACCATCATTCTACAATTTTGAAACTAAAATGGCAAAAGAATGGCATGAAAAAGGAATAGACATAAGAGAAGTAACTGACGAAGTATTTAGAAGCAGATATTCAGTAGTATTTGATGAAGCAGAAAATAGAATGCATACTATAAAAGCAGTAATGGTTGCAACTATATAACAAGTAAAATAAAAAAACAAAAAACTTGGGAATAGCTTGTAAAAGCTATTCCTTTTTTAAAGGAGAAAATATAATATGGCACAAAAAGTAGTAGTGGCTCTAGGCGGAAATGCGTTAGAAGATAAAAGTTTACCATCAACAGCAGAATCTCAATTAATTGTTGTTAAAAGAACTAGCGAAAAATTAGCTGAGATTAGCTTAAAAGGATATGAAATTGCAATTGTTCACGGAAATGGACCTCAAGTGGGAAGAATTTTGTTGTCGTCTGAAACAGCAAAAGATGTAACACCTTCAATGCCTTTTGATGTATGTGGTGCAATGAGCCAAGGATATATAGGATATCATATACAACAAGCTTTAAAGCAAACATTGAGACAGCAAGGTAGAGAAGTACCAGTTGTTTCAGTTGTTACTCAAGTAGTAGTAGATGAAAATGATAGGGCTTTCAAAAATCCTACAAAACCAATAGGACCATTTTATTCAGAACAAGAAGCAAAAATATTGCAAGGTGAAAAAGGATATACAGTTAAAGAAGATGCTGGAAGAGGTTGGAGAAGAGTAGTTCCATCACCAATGCCTATTAAAATAGTTGAACTTGATACAGTTAAAAAACTATGGGATTCTACAATCGTTGTAACTTGTGGTGGTGGTGGAATACCAGTAGTTGAAAGAGCAGACGGTTCGCTAGAAGGTGTTGCAGCAGTTATAGATAAAGACTTAGCATCTGAAAGATTAGCTGAAGATATGAATGCTGATGTATTGTTAATATTAACTGAAGTTGAACAAGTAGCTATAAACTTTAATAAGCCAAATCAGCAAAATTTATCATCACTTTCTATAGAAGAATCAAAAAAATATATTGAAGAAGGACATTTTGCGCCTGGAAGTATGTTACCAAAAATCCAAGCAGCTTTAAAATTTGCTGAATCAAAACCAGGAAGAAAAGCAATCATTACTTCATTGTATAAAGCAGTTGATGCACTAGAAGGAAAAAGCGGTACAGTAATTCAATAAGTAAATATAAAGGCCTCAAATGTAAATTTGAGGTTTTATTATAAATTGTTATAAAATATTTCTAAAAAAGTAAAATCATGAAACCGATAAAATTGACACAAAATGGTTAAACGTGATATAATTTCAATAAATATATTACTGGAGGTAGGATATGTCTGTTTTTTCAATTGGTGAAGTATTAAGGAAACATAGAGTTGAATTAGGGATAAGTCAAGAAGATTTATGTACTGGAATATGTTCTGTTCCTACGCTTTCTAGAATAGAAAATGGAGTTCGTGTTCCAAGTAAATCACACTTTGATGCATTGATGCAACGTATGGGACAAAGTGGTGAAATGTATGATGCTTATATTGGTACGCAGGATTTTGAAATACATGAAACAAAATTTAAAATAAGATCGGCAATAATTGCTTGTAATTATGAATTAGCCAGTGAATTGCTTATAAAGCTTAAAAAATTGAATAATGAAAATGATAATAATGATAATATATCAAAACAGTTTATCATGTATATAGAAGTAATATTGAAAGCAAAAGGTGTATATGATAAATATTCACTCAAAGTGTTGGAAGATGCAATTAGATTAACTATGCCGTCATATGGTAAAACCAAAATCTATGAACGTTTATTAACTTTTGATGAAATAACTATTTTAAATAATATAGGAAATGCATATGGATTAATTGGAAAAACAAAAAAAAGCATTAAAACTTTATATGAATTAAAAAAGTTTATGGATAAAAAATATATAAATTCAGAAGAAAAGGTAAGAACATATCCTATGGTTTTATATAACTTATCAAAATGGCTAGGGTTGGACAATAGATTCGAAGAATGTATAGAAATTTGTGATATTGGTATTGTAATAGCTGCAGAGAGTAGTAAAATGCAATTATTAAGCAAACTTCTCTATAACAAAGCATGGTGTATGATGAAAATGCAGGATTTAACCTTGCAGGAAGACTGTCGCAAATTGCTGTTGCAAGCTTATTATATTGCAACAGCAACTGGACAAAATAGTACTGCCTTAACAATTAAAAAATTTGGACTTGAAAATTGTTTATTTTTAAAAGAGGAGTACTTTTATTGATCAACTTCTTGAGGAGGTAAATTACAGTCTGGGCTGATAACAGGACTGCCAATAGATGCTATGCTCTGATCAACTTCTTGAGGAGGTAAATTACAAGCTTCCGCACAAACGAATGACAACATCAATAGTGTGAAAGTAATTAATAATACTTTGAATTTTTTCATTACATATCCTTCTTTCTTTTTTTTTTTGCGTTCTTTATTGTACATAAACAATAACACATTTTTAGTTATATGAACATGACGTTTTTGGAAAATTTTTTTTAAAATAATTTTTCCAAAAACGTCATGGCTTTTTTAGTAATTTTAAGTTATTTTATAATTATACGGGTTAGAAAAAAGGAGGTGTAAATTATGTTTTATAAAATATGTGACAATTATAATTTAATTGAAAAATTGAAAACTTTTTTTATAAACTCCAATAGTAAAAATAATATATTTCTTATTAGAGCAAATTTGTTGCAAAACAACATAATAAAACTGTTAGAAACTACTTGTCTGAATAATTATGTCTCTTTTTTAAATAATCAAGATATTAAAATAAATCAAGAAGTTATAAAATTAAATCTAAAAGATTTTTCAGAAAACAATAATATTTTTACTTTAGTTCATGTATATAAAAACATGGTAAATAGCAAAACATATAACATTCCCTTAGTGGATTTCGCCTTTATGTATAAGATTATGAAAATTGGGAAAACTGTGGGATACAAAATGCCATTTATAATAATTGTAATAGATTCCAATACTATTAAAGTAGAGGTTTATTATAAAAAAAGTATATATAAAGATATAGAAATAATAAAAAATACAGAAGTTGCAGAAAATATGGTTGCTGAAAACAATGAAAATACTTATATACTGAAGGATATAGATTTTTGATATAAAATGGAGTATATCCTATATTTTGTTTTTATAATCACTATTGACTTATATACTCATAATATATAATATATGTATTATATTAAAATAAGTGGGTAAATAATATGAGAATAATAATTGATGGTGATGCATGTCCCCAAAGTGTAAAAAAAATATGTGAAAAAAATGCAAAAAAATATGATTTGAATTTAAAAATAGTTGTAGATATGGAGCATGCAATAGAAAGTGAATACGAGGTAATAATTGTTGAAAAGGGCAGAGATGCTGTAGATTTTAGAATAGTTCAATTATTTCTAAAAAACGACATATTAGTAACTCAAGATTATGGTTTGGCTAGTATTGTATTACCTAAGGCAAAAGGCATTGCCCATACTGCAGGATTTGAAATAGATTCAAGTAATATAGATACATTACTTCAATCAAGATATATAGGACAAAGAATAAGAAAGACTGGTGGAAGGACAAAAGGTCCATCAAAAAGAACTAAAATTCAGGATGCAAAATTTGAAAAAGTATTGGTAAAAATTATAACTTCATAAAAGTTTTAAATAAAATTCTCAGTAATAGAGAATTTTATTTATTAGTTGCATTTGCATTTACACTGCACATCACGTCTTCAACAATTGTCTCAGATGATGCTTTATTGTAAATTTTTTTCATGTTATTTTGCATTGCTAATGCAACACTTTGATTTTCTACAATATATCTTGTATGTTCAAGCAATTCTTCTGTATTGTTAGCTATAAAAGCAGTACCCTTGCTTTCAAAGTATAATGCGTTTTCTTTTTCTTGACCTGGTACAGGCTTAAATAATATTAGAGGTAATTGAACTGCCAATGCTTCACTAAGTGTTATACCACCAGATTTTGTAATCATACATGTTGATATTTTATATAATTCGTGTATTTGTTCAGTAAAACCAAATACTTTTAAATTATCGTATTCCAGTATATCTAATTCATCCTTCAATTCTTTGTTATTACCACAAACAACAGCAATTTCTATATTTTTATTTGAACATAATTGTGTGCAAATTTTCGATATGTCTTTCAAGACACCAAAAGCACCAGCACTTATAAGTACAATTTTTTTTGTATGATCAAAACCATATTTATCATATATTAAGGTAGTATTTTCATACTCTTCAAATGATTCTCTAATTGGTATTCCTGTTACAACAGCTTTTTCAATAGGAATATTCATTTTTTCAAGCTCTTTTTTTACTTCCTCAGTTGCAATGTAAAATTTATCAATTTCTTCACTTATCCATAGTTTATGAACATAAAAATCTGTAACTATTGTAAATATGGGTATATCAATATTTAAGTTGCTTTTAATTTTATCTGTAGCTAAAATTGGGAAAGTATTAATTATTAAATTTGGCTTTATATTATTTACGATTTCCTTTAATTGTTTATAACCAAAAGATTTATAAACATCCATTATTTTTTTCCCAACAAGTTTTTCTACTCCATAAAACATAAACGAATAAGCATAACCATAGTTGTAACTTTTTAAGTAGGCTTTTTTAATTTTTTTAGTTATAAAAGGATGTGCTTCTGTAAATAAATCTATAATAAAGACATTTTGGTACCCTTTATTCATAAAAGCATTTTTCAATGCTGTTGCGACCATTTTGTGTCCATTGCCAAAAGGAGCTGTTGTTATTAATATATTTATATTTTTATCCAAAATATATACCTCCATAAATCGAATTAATAATTTCTATAATATTGGGTATTATATTTCTACAGGTAAGAATAATGTAATATAAATTTCGGATTTAAAATTATTCTTATACCTATAAAAATGAGCGCTCATAATATTAATTTAATTATAAAGTATATGTAACAAGCATATTATATTATTATGTACAATGTTTTTTCGAAAATTCAAAACTATTGTACAGTTGTACATATACTTTTTTTATGTGTATATTTATAAGCACACTATATTATAATACATGAAAGTGAAATAAGAAAGTAAGAAAATATTAAAATATTATTAAAATTAAGGAGAAGTAATGATACAAGATTTTATTAAAGCATTTATTCTAGTATTTATAGCTGAATTTGGTGATAAATCACAAATACTTGCAATGGCTTTTGCTACTAGGTATAAAGCAAAACAGGTAATCTTGGGTATTTTTATAGGTGTTTTTACAAATCATTGTCTTGCAGTCCTAATAGGAATATACATAGCAACTATTTTTCCAGTTAAGTATTTACAGCTAATATCGGGTGCTTTATTTTTATGTTTTGGGTTTATTACATTGAGAAAAGGGAAAAGTGTAAGTGGTAAAAAAAAGATTATAAATATAGGTGTTATATTTACAATATCACTTGCTTTTTTTATTGGGGAGTTGGGTGATAAAACTCAATTAACTGCAATGACACTTGCCATAGAAAGTGAATATCCAATAATTATTTTGACAGGAACTGTCAGTGCGATGATATTTGTAGCTTGTATAGGAATATTTATCGTAAAGAAACTAAAACTTAATATTTCGAATACATTTGTAAAGATTATATCAGGTTTTGTTTTCATTAGTTTTGGATTAAGCAAATTTTACTTATATTTGCGTAAATTCAGCGTAAATAGTCTAATAATAGCAAGTTTCTTGGTTGTTATTCTATTTATCTCTATGTATTTTACGAGTAAACTGATTGAAGAATAATAAGTTTATGATATAATGTATGTAAAAACGTGTGTGGAGTAAATATGAATAAAGCATTGATATTTAACATTCAAAAATTTTCATTACATGATGGTCAGGGTATTAGAACAACCATATTTTTTAAAGGATGTCCACTTAATTGTAAATGGTGTCATAATCCTGAGGGAATAAATATTGCTAAGGAAATAATGCATGATAATGCGAAATGTACACTTTGCAGGGTATGTATTGACAATTGTCCATCAAATGCAATTAGTATACAAAATAATAATATTTTAACAGATAATTTACTATGTAAATATTGTGGTAAGTGTGTATTTAATTGTGTATACAATGTAAGAGAAATTGTTGGCAAAGAATATACGGTTGAAGAGGTTTTAAAAGAAGTACTAAAGGATAAGGTGTTTTATGAAGAGTCTGGTGGTGGGGTCACGCTATCAGGTGGTGAACCTGTTATGCAGATTGATTTTGTTGAAGAGTTATTGAAAAAATTGAAAGAAAATAATATTCATACAGCAGTAGATACCAGTGGAGCAATGACATTTGATTGCTATGAACGAATATATAAATATACAGATGTTTTTCTGTATGATTTAAAGATTATGGATGATGAAAAGCATAAGATTTTTGTAGGAACTACAAACAAGGTTATACTAGAAAATTTAAAAAAATTATCTAAAATACATAAACATATTATTATTAGAATGCCAATAATAAATAATATAAACGCGAACTTTGAGCATATATCAACTACTATAAAATATTTAAAAGATTTAAATATTGAAGAAGTTAACCTATTGCCTTATCATGATATTTCAAGACATAAATACAGACAGCTTAACATTAACTATGATGAATGCAATATGTCGGTACCATCTGACAATACGATGGACAAGTTTAAAGAAATGTTTCAAAAGAGTGGATTGAACGTAAAAATAGGTGGATAATGAAAGGAGTACTTATGAGAGGTAGCACACAAAGAACAAGAAATCTAAGAGAAATTAGTTTATCAACACCACATACTCTTAGTATGGAGAGAGCTTTATTAGAAACTAAAGTTTATGAAGATTACTTTGGTAAGGTTGAAATACCAGTATTAAGAGCTTTGAACTTCAAATATTTAATGGAAAACAGAAAACTTTACATAGGTGAAGGTGAATTAATAGTAGGAGAGAAAACAGAAAGACCGCAGGCAGCACCAACATTTCCCGAACTTTGCTGTCACACAATGGACGATTTGCGTGTGCTTGACGAAAGAAAATACATAAATTTTAAAGTTTCAAATGAAGATAAAAAGATACATCAAGAAAGTATTATACCATACTGGAAGGGTAAAGCAACTAGAGATAAAATAATTGAGAGCATGTCACAGGAATGGAAAGATTGTTACAGTGCGGGTATGTTCACAGAATTTATGGAGCAAAGGGCACCTGGACACACAGTTGCAGATGACAAATTTTATAAAAAAGGGTTTATAGATTTAAAAAAAGAAATAGAAGAAGAAATAGATAAACTAGACTTTCTACATGATAAAGATGCATATAGTAAAAAAGCACAATTAGAAGGAATGGCAATTTCTTGCGATGCAATCATGATTTATGGAAAAAGATATGCAGAGTATGCAAGACAGCTTGCTAAAGAAGAAAAAAATTCAACAAGAAAAGAAGAGTTACTGTGGATTGCAGGTAACTGTGATGTAGTACCAGCGCACAAGCCTGAAACATTTGCGCAGGCAATACAAATGTATTGGTTTGTACATATTGGTGTAACAACCGAATTAAACACATGGGATGCTTTTTCTCCAGGTAGATTTGATCAATACTTATATCCATTCTATAAAAACGAAGTGGAAAAACGATTAATTACAAGAGAACAAGGTGTTGAGCTGTTAGAATGCTTATGGATTAAGTTTAACAATCAACCAGCTCCTCCTAAAGTTGGAATTACAATGAAGGAAAGTGCTACATATACTGATTTTTCAAATTTGAATACAGGTGGAATAAACCCTGAAACTGGAGAAAATGGTGTAAATGATGTATCATATATGATTTTAGATGTAATGGATGAAATGAAGCTTGTACAACCAAGCTCAAATGTTCAAATAAGCGAGAAATCTCCTAATGAATTTTTGAAAAGAGCATGTGCAATATCTCGTAAGGGTTGGGGGCAACCAGCTTTTTACAATACAGAGGAATTAATAAATGAGTTATTGAATGCAGGCAAAGATTTAGTAGATGCTAGATATGGTGGCTCAAGCGGATGTGTTGAAACAGGAGCGCATGGAAGAGAAGCATACATATTAACTGGATATTTTAATTTACCTAAAGTTTTGGAAATTACATTAAACAATGGTTTTGATAAATATACCAATAAACAAATAGGTTTAAAAACGGGTAATCCAAATGATTTTAAATCTTATAATGGTTTATGGAATGCTTTTATAAAACAAATGCAGTATTTTATAGATGTTAAGATGAAGGGTAATAACATTATTGAAAAAATATTTGCTACACATATGCCTTCAACTTTTATGTCTGTTTTGACAACAGGATGCAAAGAAAGTGGTAAGGACTATAATTCTGGTGGTTCTAAGTATAATACTAGATATATTCAAATAGTGGGAATTGGAACTATAACTGATAGTTTAGCTTCTATAAAGAAAAATATATATGATGATAAAATATTTAGCATGAAAGAGTTAATAAATGCTCTTAACAACAATTTTGAAACGCAAGAGTTTGTGAAAAATATTGTGATTAATAGAACACCTAAATATGGTAATGATGATGAATATGCTGATGAAATAATGGTACAGACATTTAATTCAGTCAATAAACATATCACAGGTAAACCTACTATGTGTGGAGGAACATATCACATTGATATGCTTCCAACTACTTGTCATATATATTTTGGTTCAATGACTGGTGCTTTGCCAAATGGTAGATTATCAGGCAAACCATTAACAGATGGTATTTCACCAGAAAAAGGTGCTGATATTAATGGTCCAACTGCAGTTATCAAATCTGCATCAAAAATGGATCATTCTAAAACTGGTGGAACATTGTTGAATCAAAAATTTACGCCTTCTTCTATTGTTGGAGAAATAGGATTAAATAATATGGCAGCACTTATAAGGTCATATTTTAAGTTGGGAGGACACCATATCCAATTTAATGTTATAGATAAAAAAACTCTTTTGGAAGCACAAAAAAATCCTGATGAATACAAGGATTTAATAGTTAGAGTAGCTGGTTATAGTGACCATTTCAATAATCTTGAAAAAGCATTACAGGATGAAATAATTGAGAGAACAGAACAATCATTTTAAAATTGTAGTTAACTTTAAAAATATTTTTAACAAATATGTAAAATCCCATCGAAAATTATTTTGATGGGATTTTTGATATAATAAAAGTAGTTATATCATTAACGGCATTTACGTCTTTTATATTACTATAATGGTTAATAAAAATAAATAATAAATCACTATTGTAAGGTAGAATTTCTGTTGAAATTAACTCTAATAACTGATTTTTGAGTGAGTTGATTTCATTTTCATTATTTTCTAAAATATATATATTTAGAAGATTATGAAAGCAATTTTTTATAATATTTATTTTATTGCATCTAATACTCTGAAAAAGTGATTTGTTAAGATAAAACTTACTTTTATCATATTCTTTTAGAAAATAGAATGCTTCTCCAATATCATTGTAAAATTCACAAATATATTTATTGCTATCTGTTTTTAAATAATTCTCTAAATATAATATTGCTATTTCTAAATTCTTTATTAGGCCTTTTGTATCATTTAATTTTTTGTAAATATCTAAAATATTTACAAGCGTAAGCAATTTGATTTCTATATTATCTTTTGCTAAAAATAAAGTTTGTTTATGAATTTGCAATGCCTTTTTATATGATTTGAGTTCACAATAGCAGTTTGCTTTTAAAATCATTACATTAGTTTTTCTAGTTATATTTGAATTTAAAATATCTATGAATTTATTTTCAATGCAATAAATATTTTCTAAACACTTATCGTAGTTTTTCAACTGCTTAAAAGCTATTACATCATTATAATAAATTTTGTAGTTTTGCTCTAATGGCATGGATGGCATGTATATTCTAGCTAGATTGCTAAATTCTAAACTTTCTTTCATCTTATTAATTTTTGCACTGCAATAATTAATACTAATAATTAAGTTTACTAGATTAATATTGTTAAGCATTTCAGTAAAATTTTCAAAAGACATTAAATAATAAGAGTATGCCATATAATAATCATTGCTTTTCTTGTAGTAATCTCCAAGCTTTTTATATATGGTTGATTTAAACTTTTTATAGTTGTATTTATTTAAAATACATATTACTTTAGATAAATAATTTTGAAAATTTTCTTCTGAAATTTTTTTTGGATTTGCATCTATTAAGGTTATAAAATTATTTGCGATTCTTTCAACTTGTGTATTGACACTTTCAAGTAAATAATCTAATGATACATCACATTCAATAGATTTTTCTTTACATACTTTTCTAATGTTTTTAATTATTTTTTTTGCTGTGCTTTCTATAAGATTAGCTTTATTGGTTTCAATCAT contains these protein-coding regions:
- the hypD gene encoding trans-4-hydroxy-L-proline dehydratase: MKGVLMRGSTQRTRNLREISLSTPHTLSMERALLETKVYEDYFGKVEIPVLRALNFKYLMENRKLYIGEGELIVGEKTERPQAAPTFPELCCHTMDDLRVLDERKYINFKVSNEDKKIHQESIIPYWKGKATRDKIIESMSQEWKDCYSAGMFTEFMEQRAPGHTVADDKFYKKGFIDLKKEIEEEIDKLDFLHDKDAYSKKAQLEGMAISCDAIMIYGKRYAEYARQLAKEEKNSTRKEELLWIAGNCDVVPAHKPETFAQAIQMYWFVHIGVTTELNTWDAFSPGRFDQYLYPFYKNEVEKRLITREQGVELLECLWIKFNNQPAPPKVGITMKESATYTDFSNLNTGGINPETGENGVNDVSYMILDVMDEMKLVQPSSNVQISEKSPNEFLKRACAISRKGWGQPAFYNTEELINELLNAGKDLVDARYGGSSGCVETGAHGREAYILTGYFNLPKVLEITLNNGFDKYTNKQIGLKTGNPNDFKSYNGLWNAFIKQMQYFIDVKMKGNNIIEKIFATHMPSTFMSVLTTGCKESGKDYNSGGSKYNTRYIQIVGIGTITDSLASIKKNIYDDKIFSMKELINALNNNFETQEFVKNIVINRTPKYGNDDEYADEIMVQTFNSVNKHITGKPTMCGGTYHIDMLPTTCHIYFGSMTGALPNGRLSGKPLTDGISPEKGADINGPTAVIKSASKMDHSKTGGTLLNQKFTPSSIVGEIGLNNMAALIRSYFKLGGHHIQFNVIDKKTLLEAQKNPDEYKDLIVRVAGYSDHFNNLEKALQDEIIERTEQSF
- a CDS encoding helix-turn-helix transcriptional regulator, encoding MNIEVMTSGDKLKKIRKKYGIKQYEISRNDISRNMISMIETNKANLIESTAKKIIKNIRKVCKEKSIECDVSLDYLLESVNTQVERIANNFITLIDANPKKISEENFQNYLSKVICILNKYNYKKFKSTIYKKLGDYYKKSNDYYMAYSYYLMSFENFTEMLNNINLVNLIISINYCSAKINKMKESLEFSNLARIYMPSMPLEQNYKIYYNDVIAFKQLKNYDKCLENIYCIENKFIDILNSNITRKTNVMILKANCYCELKSYKKALQIHKQTLFLAKDNIEIKLLTLVNILDIYKKLNDTKGLIKNLEIAILYLENYLKTDSNKYICEFYNDIGEAFYFLKEYDKSKFYLNKSLFQSIRCNKINIIKNCFHNLLNIYILENNENEINSLKNQLLELISTEILPYNSDLLFIFINHYSNIKDVNAVNDITTFIISKIPSK